A genome region from Panicum virgatum strain AP13 chromosome 4K, P.virgatum_v5, whole genome shotgun sequence includes the following:
- the LOC120704077 gene encoding probable LIM domain-containing serine/threonine-protein kinase DDB_G0286997 — MAATAGAADDGGSVGGSVGGERMKLLCSLGGRILPRPGDGTLRYAGGDTRIVSVPRGVSLPDLLARLADAYGGATGPHFAVKYQLPDEGLDALISVSSTEDLDNMVEEYDKLGGASPKLRVFIFPILDAAGGSGATGEELDGGSFDAGLRYLEAVNGIVRKDSIASLSSTQYSDGGLPPPAPSGGGGPGSPAALSPTSTSSNDAARSNISGAGAAPPPLVDVFSNAAPAPVQAKPQEIAAEVRAPQVNPHPHPEVAAHPHPLPEATRYRQPLSQLPPLPPVFMNDHRDTMQGLNPLPPGHGARLDDCSLCSKALPHAHSDPVVNEYGNEVHGGAVPEPGPMFMSLRPEDVARIMIPDRSAQAPMGAYGYTHMHQVPQDRVYVPKVEGVTNSVLIDPTGLHQHVYVQQQQQVPPQQLPSTYGFSHIPVIPSEKDRVVSPSSAHTDVASSHYQLVPSGHVMAQYPVKPVSPNNLLAGEGSLSGNSRHREDGQVYRDNVPSVAPVAVPNYVANVDRMMDSLRVSPNEASGSTEQRKPAMSPDSGLPQHAIPEHSQGLPENNISTRPDTRAKEVHPSNTNTFFDVNEPKVLIQTESMPPPSVASSYLHNVQHVNMSHMPQMMSIGGPYSSYVVATVGPGGVPQSTYGIDLVYPNATVNTVNERRDVLPEVYHQEAPHEVVAPPSTTQVPTPALANHAPNVDQAATNVHALPPRPKRVASRENISPRDPHAHNSLLNCKGPDLNIPAEDVSLQLQSDHRGDDISNPDLLGMEDALATAKAQSSDHQPPLPNEGTRAVTNKVDSEVHPNEVAKSRPADWISGFPATDGRLQIIKNNDLEELQELGSGTFGTVYHGKWRGTDVAIKRINDRCFAGKPSEQEKMRSDFWNEASNLADLHHPNVVAFYGVVLDGPGGSIATVTEYMVNGSLRTALLKNAKSLDRRKRLIIAMDTAFGMEYLHSKNIVHFDLKSDNLLVNLRDPQRPICKVGDLGLSKVKCQTLISGGVRGTLPWMAPELLNGSSSLVSEKVDVFSFGIVLWELLTGEEPYADLHYGVIIGGIVSNTLRPQVPDSCDPEWRSLMEQCWSTEPSERPSFTEIANRLRSMASSQKVQH, encoded by the exons atggccgccaccgccggggcggcggacgacggcgggagcgtgggcgggagcgtgGGCGGGGAGAGAATGAAGCTGCTGTGCAGCCTGGGCGGGCGCATCCTCCCGCGCCCGGGGGACGGGACGCTGCGGTACGCCGGCGGGGACACCCGGATCGTGTCCGTCCCGCGCGGGGTGTCGCTGCCGGACCTCCTCGCGCGCCTCGCCGACGCGTACGGCGGCGCCACGGGCCCGCACTTCGCGGTCAAGTACCAGCTCCCCGACGAGGGGCTCGACGCGCTCATCTCCGTGTCCTCCACGGAGGATCTCGACAACATGGTCGAGGAGTACGACAAGCTGGGCGGCGCCAGCCCGAAGCTGAGGGTCTTCATCTTCCCCATCCTGGatgcggcgggcggcagcggcgccacgGGGGAGGAGCTGGACGGCGGGAGCTTCGACGCCGGCCTCCGCTACCTGGAGGCCGTGAACGGCATTGTGCGCAAGGACAGCATCGCGAGCCTCTCGTCCACGCAGTACTCCGACGGGGGGCTGCCCCCTCCGGCGCCATCGGGGGGCGGCGGCCCAGGGTCTCCGGCAGCGCTCTCCCCCACCTCCACTAGCTCCAATGATGCTGCGAGATCGAACATCAGTGGGGCTGgggcggcgcctccgccgcttgTTGATGTCTTCAGCAatgctgctcctgctcctgtaCAGGCGAAGCCACAGGAGATTGCCGCGGAAGTGAGGGCTCCCCAGGTGAATCCGCATCCACATCCAGAGGTAGCAGCACATCCGCATCCGCTTCCGGAGGCGACAAGGTACCGGCAGCCACTGTCGCAGCTGCCACCACTGCCTCCTGTGTTTATGAACGATCATAGAGATACCATGCAGGGTCTTAATCCGCTGCCGCCGGGGCACGGGGCGAGATTAGATGATTGCAGTCTGTGCTCGAAGGCATTGCCTCACGCTCACTCTGATCCGGTGGTGAATGAGTATGGCAATGAGGTGCACGGAGGGGCGGTGCCTGAGCCGGGGCCTATGTTCATGAGCCTGCGGCCTGAAGATGTGGCAAGGATTATGATACCGGATAGGTCCGCTCAGGCTCCAATGGGGGCTTATGGATACACGCATATGCATCAAGTGCCGCAGGACAGGGTGTATGTGCCGAAGGTGGAAGGGGTTACAAACTCAGTGCTCATTGACCCAACTGGCTTGCATCAACATGTGTAtgtgcaacagcagcagcaggtacCACCACAGCAGTTGCCATCTACCTATGGGTTTAGCCATATCCCTGTGATTCCTAGTGAGAAGGACAGAGTAGTTTCTCCAAGTTCTGCCCATACTGATGTTGCGAGCTCTCATTACCAACTTGTGCCTTCTGGCCATGTGATGGCTCAGTATCCAGTGAAGCCAGTTAGTCCCAATAACCTGCTTGCTGGTGAAGGTAGTTTAagtggcaattcaaggcatcgTGAGGATGGGCAGGTTTATCGTGACAATGTGCCTTCAGTTGCGCCCGTGGCTGTGCCAAATTATGTGGCAAATGTGGACAGGATGATGGATTCGCTCCGGGTGAGTCCCAATGAGGCTTCAGGATCTACGGAACAAAGGAAGCCCGCCATGTCTCCTGATAGTGGTTTGCCTCAGCATGCAATACCAGAACACTCTCAGGGGCTCCCAGAGAATAATATCAGTACCAGGCCAGATACCCGAGCAAAAGAGGTTCATCCGAGCAACACCAATACCTTTTTTGATGTGAATGAACCAAAGGTACTGATTCAGACTGAATCAATGCCACCGCCATCTGTGGCCAGCTCTTATTTGCACAATGTCCAGCATGTTAATATGAGCCATATGCCACAGATGATGAGCATTGGAGGACCCTATTCTAGTTACGTTGTTGCTACAGTCGGGCCTGGTGGGGTGCCTCAATCGACTTATGGTATTGATCTAGTCTATCCAAATGCCACTGTTAATACAGTGAATGAGCGAAGAGATGTTCTGCCTGAAGTTTATCACCAGGAAGCTCCACATGAAGTCGTCGCTCCACCAAGCACAACTCAGGTACCAACACCAGCATTGGCAAATCATGCTCCTAATGTGGATCAAGCAGCTACAAATGTGCATGCACTGCCGCCAAGACCCAAGAGAGTAGCAAGCAGGGAGAACATCAGCCCAAGGGATCCCCATGCCCACAACTCTTTGTTGAACTGCAAGGGGCCAGATCTGAATATTCCAGCTGAGGATGTTTCTCTCCAGCTACAGTCAGATCACAGAG GTGATGATATCTCTAATCCAGATTTATTGGGTATGGAGGATGCGTTAGCTACAGCTAAAGCTCAGTCATCTGATCACCAACCTCCTCTGCCGAATGAAGGAACTCGGGCTGTTACCAATAAAGTAGACAGTGAAGTTCACCCAAACGAG GTTGCCAAGAGCAGGCCAGCAGATTGGATTTCAGGATTTCCAGCTACAGATGGACGTTTGCAG ATTATAAAGAACAATGACCTTGAAGAGCTCCAAGAGCTTGGTTCTGGAACTTTCGGAACTGTATATCATGGTAAATGGAGAGGCACTGATGTTGCAATAAAAAGAATCAATGACAGATGTTTTGCTGGGAAGCCATCTGAGCAAGAAAAGATG CGGTCGGACTTCTGGAATGAAGCATCAAACCTTGCGGATCTGCATCACCCAAATGTTGTCGCATTTTATGGTGTTGTTCTAGATGGACCAGGAGGGTCCATTGCCACAGTCACAGAATATATGGTCAATGGCTCACTTAGGACGGCTTTGCTGAAGAATGCCAA GTCTCTTGATCGACGTAAGAGGTTAATTATTGCCATGGATACAGCTTTTGGAATGGAATACTTGCATAGCAAAAACATAGTGCACTTTGACCTGAAAAGTGACAATTTGCTTGTTAATTTGAGGGACCCTCAACGTCCAATATGCAAG GTTGGTGATCTTGGGCTTTCAAAAGTGAAGTGTCAGACCCTCATCTCTGGTGGTGTCAGGGGAACGCTTCCATGGATGGCCCCAGAACTTCTAAATGGTAGCAGCAGCTTGGTCTCTGAAAAG GTTGATGTGTTCTCTTTTGGGATTGTTCTCTGGGAACTTCTAACAGGAGAAGAACCCTATGCAGATTTACACTATGGTGTTATTATAG GTGGCATTGTTAGCAACACTCTACGGCCGCAGGTGCCCGACTCTTGTGACCCAGAGTGGAGGTCACTGATGGAGCAATGCTGGTCAACAGAGCCATCTGAGCGGCCAAGCTTCACAGAGATCGCAAACAGACTTCGCTCCATGGCCTCATCCCAGAAGGTACAGCACTGA